The sequence TTGGGAATGGGCCACCTCCATCCCATTCGCTGGCCTTCTGCAACTGCAGCCCTTGGGCCACGACTCCAGGAAGCTGTTCCTGGTTAATCCTGCCAGCACACCCCTTCCTCCTGGAAGCCCTTGCAGTGAACTGTCAGTGGGACCTCCAGAAGCTTCTGGCAGTTTCTGGTGAGCTTCTCAGCAGAGCACCCAGCAAAGACCAAGCGCTAGTGTCATGGTTTCCCTCTGCAGCCCAGGTGCAGGCAGCTGGGGGCCTACCTGGGCGGTAAATCGTCCACACTTTGGACTGCTCATCCACGTCCAGAAGGTGCCTGCTCTTCATCCTGTACAAGTCTGGGTTCACATCTTTTGCTGTCCTCATTCCCAGTGCCTGGGCGATGACCAGGGCCCTCTGGGGACCATTGTCTTTGAGAAACCTGTAGATGTCTTCCTCTGGGAGGCAGGACGGCCACGTGGTTAGAGAGGAGTCCTAGAATTTGCATCTGCCTCACCCACCGCTTtctagctgtgtggccctggacCCAGCCCCTCGAGgcctggtttcctcatctgtaaaatgggcaccaCGATAACGGGGTCATGATGACGCACCGCAGAGGTGCCCTGAGGATGGGGGATGTGCACGCAGTGCTCTGCcctgggcctggcacatggtgggtGCATGGTGAGGGTCAGCTATTGTCTGACTGGAGAAATCACTGCTCGACATTCAGATTCTCCCGCTGTCAGGGCTGGGTCTTGGCTCTGAACACTGTTTGGGAGCCACCTGGTGGGTGGGACAGGGCCCCTGAACACTGGTGAGATCTCGTACCCTCAAGGAGGGCCTGGGGTTCCTGAGGAGTGGGATCCTGTGTCCCGGGAGCTGAAGGGGCATGCAATGACTTACCCCGCTGTTGGCTGAACTGAGGGCTAGGGGTCTCTGGAACTGTAGCTACACATTGCTGGGGCCTCTCGGCTGGAGAAAGAAAGACGGGTCAGAGGGGTGGGGGACAGAAAACAGCACCAGGGCTCCACCCCACAAAGGTGGGCAGCACCCTAGGGTGAGCTGCAACGCCGGTAGTTGCAAACTCAGACTCCAGAGTTAAACACACTTGACATCAAGTCCTGCCTGTGCCCTGGCAGCTGCGGCTTCCTGCTGGTTTACTTCTCCGGGGCTCAACCTCCTTTGCCTCCTGGGGTTGTGTGAGGGCTGGGTGAACCCTGAAACAGTGCCCAGCTAATCTTAAGTGCATGACAAATGGCAGCTCTTTCTGGCTGTGGGCTGTAAAGCTAGAAAAGGGGGGCTGGTGGGACTGAGTGTGTTCTGTGATTAGGACCATCATGTCATTGCTGTTTCCATCATGATGATTTTCTGTTATAATTGTTAGTGTTCCGCTGAGTACTTTCTGTGTGCAGGGCTGGGCTGAGCCTGATGCAAGGCCTTCTCTCAGCAACCCCTACCAAGCAGCCCTGCTGTCAGCTCCATCaaccagaaaaagaaaccaaggcacagagatgAAACCCGTGAGCTCCCAAGTGGCAGAACTCAGATTCGAACCCAGGCTCAAATCTATGCTTGTCCATTGCCAGGATGGTCCCTGCCTGGTCAGACCCACCTCCCCAGGGTGGCAGTTACCAGGGCTGGACAGGGCCAGCTCTGCAGGACCCTCGCCTCCAGGACCAGTCCCGCCCAAGCGCCAGGTGGCGGGGGCTGTGAGGGAGACTTTCAGCTCCTTTAGCATTCGGTAGAGGACTTGGTTGAGCTCCCTCTTGGGTGCTTGGCATTCCTTCACCAGCTGGGCAAGCTTCACTGGGGAGCCAGCCTCTGTCAGCACCTGCAGGATCCTCTGTTCAAGGTGGCCTGGGGGAGTGAGCGGGGGACAGAGATAGGGACTGAGTCTCCCGGGTCCCCACAGatgagcccaggctggaggctccAAGAGGCACGTGAGGCCCCTTTTTGAGAGGTGTCCAGGGCAGAGGAGAGGGCAAAGACCCCAGCAGATACCCCCTAAGAGCAGCAGAGCAGCTGCCCCTGCCCAGAGAGAGGCATGCAGGCTGATCAGAAATGGCCTGGCAGCCAGAGGAGGTGCCGCCTCGCCTGTGCCCTCCCCGGGTGTGGGTGCCAGGGGGCAGTGGGGTTCCTCAGCTCTCAGGTGTCCTCAGGGCAGAGAGGAGTAGAGGGCAGAAGGACGGAGCCAGAGGGAGGCAGGGGGACCTGGGAGCACAAAGGCAAGTCCTGCCTGGGTGTACCTGATGCCCATTGCCATCCTCCCTGGGAATCAATCGCCTCTTCTCAGCTCACCATCCTTCCATGGTGCCACTATCCATCGAAGCCAGAAACCGACCAGACATCAGAAACAGACCTTTCCCCCAGTGCCCAGTCGTGGAGCCCTGGAAATGCCATTCTTGGATTTTCTGGAATTGCCCCACTCCTCTCTTCTGCCGGCACCACCCGCTTCCTCACCACCATCTCCTGGGTGCAGCAATAGGCTCCCGGTTGGCCCACCAGCTCCAGTCGGGTACCCTCCAGATCTGGCTCTGCCGACCACCCAGCTTGACCTGCACCTGCTCCCAACTTCCCTCCAAGTGCTGGCCTGTTTGTGCTCCCTTTAGCCCCACTCACCCCAGCCCCTTTGCACACACTGTTCCGGCTGCCAGGAACACCCTTCCCCCACATCCCAACCTGTATGATGTCTACTCAACCTCCAGCCTCCTCACATGCCACTTCCTTGGGGAAGCCTGTCCCTGTgttccagagtggctgggatctGCTTGTGTGTGGGTCCCCTCGTGTCCCCTGCTGTACTTGCGTGGCTCACTGTTGTACCGTCAGCATgtagcacagtgctgggcacacaggACGTGCTCAGGAAATGGCAGTTGAATGTATGAgtgactgagtgaatgaatgaatgaatgaatgggaccaggagtggtggctcacacttgtaatcctagcatgtcaggaggctgagattggaggacCCCTAGAggccaagagttctagaccagcctgggcaacatagtgagacccccatctctacaaaaacagaaaaaaaatcaggtaggtatgatggcacgtgcctgtagttccagatgctcaagaggctgaaatgggaggatcgcttgagtctaggaggttgcagctgcagtgagctatgaatgcaccgctgtactccagcctgggcaacagagcaagaccccatctctggaaaaaaaaaaaaggactgagtAAGTGAGTGTCTGTCTCTAGGGACAGACATTTACTCAGTAGACCCAGGCAGCTCCTCCTTGGCCAGTTGGCAGGTGCTGCTGTTTCCTGGCCTGAGTTTAATGAGCCCTAAGCAGGACCCCAAGAGATTCAAGGAGGAATTCTCCAAATGGCCCCTGCTCCTCCTGAGGCAGctcttaaaaatcaaaaccattagCTCAAACAATGATTAAAAAATCAAAGCCAGCCACTGCCCAGAGATGAGGCTGGGGCAGACACAGGGTACAGGCAGCACCTGCAGCCAGCAGCCTGGGAGAGCCACGGTGGGGGGGGGGCCCACCTGTCACCAGAAGGTTCTGCTTCAAGGAACCCGAGGGCAGTGCGTGGGAGAGCTCTTCTGGGAAAGACCCGAGTTCCCCTTCCAGGACAGTGACTCAGTCCTTGTCATCTGGGCTTTCTTCCTGTTCAGAGGATTCTCTAGGGTTGCCCAGGGATCTTCGGTCGCAGCACTTGTAGGGGAGGGAAAAATCAGTTTGTGCCTCGCCCTGATGGCTACAATGCTGACAGGCTACCGTGTGCAGGTGAAGAGAAATGAGAAGACCTGGGAATTCCCACTCCTGCGCCTACCAAACTCCCCCACCGGCAGCCAGCAGCATCCCCGTGCACCTGACTTCACACCTGGCTTCGCCTTGTCTCtcggagttttttgttgttgagacagagattcactcttgttgcccagtctgcagctgcagtggcgcgatctcggctcaccacaacctccacctcctgggttcaagcagttctcctgcctcagcctcttaagtagctgggattacagacacgcaccgggttcaagcaattctcctgcctcagcctctcaagtagctgggatgacaggcacgcaccactacacccggctaatttttgtatttttagtagagacagggtttccctttgttggccaggctggtgtcgaactcctgaccttaggtgatccccccaacttggccccccaaaatgctgggattacaggcgtgagccactgtgcccggctgcagAGTTTTGATTCTGGAAGGCTGACCCTAGGGAGCCACCACCTCTGCTCCACAGATCCAAGAGGAGATGGGGGTCAGAGGTGTGGATGCAGGACAAGCCCGGGTGCTGGGCTAGACTCGACCGCTAAGTCCCAGGCTCCTATGTCTGAAAATGGAAAATTGTAAAATGGAGCAGGTGTAGGCAGCAATTTGGTCACAAAAGGAAAATCAACTGGGGAGGAAGACAAGGAAAGCCAGCGAGGGCTGAGTCCGGAACCTCTGTCAGCACCTGTGAGTCCCCGAAGAGGAAGCACCACAGGAACTCGGTGGCCAGCGCGGCTCCTGGCCACACCCTGACATTAGCCCACCAGGGGCACAGTCTgggttggttttttaaaattttgatggcTGATTTCCTGGGTTTGAGCTCCTAGCCCTGACAactactagctatgtgacctccCCCCGGCTTCAGGTTCCCCTTCTgtgaaatggagacaataataacTACTTCAAAGATTGCGGtgaggattaaaaacaaaacaaacccatcCCCCAAACTGCAAAACCACACTTCACCTACAGTCCACAGCGCTTCGTGGAGACCCTAGAGAACAGCAATTGCTTGATACACTATTGGCTTTCATTGCAGCTCTTCCaggaataaaatgaatgaaatgttagTTGAGGAAAGAATGCAACAACAAGGAACAAGGGCATACATGTACCTCATCAAAGCAAACTGCTTTGTTCTCGATATGACTGTGACATGGGTGTTCAAACGCTAGCACCAGTGCTCACCAGCTGTGCTACCCCGAGAGTGTCATTTCACCTCTCAGGGCCTCagttatctataaaatgggaatgacatGGCACTTGTCCCTGCAGGCCATTGAGAAATGCTTGCGAAGCTTGTTTTGAGGTGCCCAGGGCATAGTCAGCTGTCGAACGACagctttctacttttctttttttttttcttgagacgaagtcttactcttatcacccaggctggagtgcaatggcgccatctcagctcactacaacctccacctcccgggttcaagcgattctccagtctcagccttctgagtagctggaatcacaggcatgcaccaccatgcctggttcatttttgtatttttagtagagacggggtttcaccacgttggccaggctagtctcaaactcctgagcttaaccAGTCCACCTAccttgcctctcaaagtgctgggattactggcgtgggccaccatgcccagttggtCTACTATTCTTTAGGATACCGGTATTGTCATCATGATCTGGGCCAAGCacaacaggaagaaagagaagtggAAATCTCACCCCGGGAGCCACCGCTGGTCCTTGGAAGGAAGGAGTACTGTACCTTCTCTGCCCGGGTCAGCAGGAGCCTGGGCCATGCTCACAGCAGCTGCAAGGAGCCGGGGAGACTTGGCAGGTGGTGCAGGCTTCTGCACTGTGGCCTTGAGAGGGTGGGCTAGATCAAGGCTGGGGCTTAAGTGGCCAAGCCTGGTGCTTCTTGCAGCTCTGAACCCGCAAGGGAAGGGACGCCAACTTCCACCGGGCGGGTGTCAGCTGCTTACAGTCCGGAAATAGATGCCTAGCCAGCCCGGCCAGATTAGGtttcaggagaaaaagaaaatgaaacttcaCTGTGTGTCTTTTGAAAGAAAGACAATTGGAAGCTGGGTGGATGAGCAAGACAGAGTTGGGGCCCTGACTTGATGTTGACAGGGAGGAGCTGTAAACTTGGCAAGACCAGAGCATCCTCTGAAGAGGCCTTTGAGACAGAGGACTTCCCTCACCTTCCCAGTTCCAGACACAGCCCACCTGGAcctccacatttttattttctgaatcagcatcagagaattaaaaaaaaaaaaaaaaaaaaagagcatgcaCCATCTGGAGGGGGGATGTCAGGGCGTGGCATCACTCTGATGATGTCAGGAGCTGGGGCTGGTTTCCcggtttctgtgtttttgtttgtttttgaggcagggtttctgtcatccaggctggagtgcagtggcgtgaccatggctcacggcggcctcgacctcccggactccagcgatccgcccacctctcagcctccttagtagctgggaccacaggcctaaACCACCCttcccggcaaatttttgtattttctgtagagatggggtttcatcatgttgcaggctggtctcaaactcctgggctcaagcgatctgcctgccttggcctcccacagtgctgggattccaggcgtgagcccccacacccggccCCCCTGGTTCCTGTGGTGCTTCCTCCCCGGGGACTCACAGGTGCTACAGAGGCACCATCCCCAGCTCTCAGTGGCTTTTCTTGTCTTCTACCCAGTTTATTTCCCTTGCTCACACTAGGGGCAGAACATTTAGGTGGGTGAGTGCCCTGAGATTGTTCTTGTATGTATCCATGTGAGTGTCTTtaatgaacacctactatgtgctttcCAATCGCAAGTGCTCCTCCAACCCATCTACAGGGTAGGGGCCAGTTCTGACTTCTTCTCaggggggaaactgaggctagaaAGGCAAGATCACTTGTCCAAGTCCACACAGAGTCCATGGCAGAGCTTGTCCTGTCCATTCCCCAGTTGTGTTTCCTGATCTGTAACACCTAGAAGTCATTGGTGAATCACCCTTAGTGCACAGATGGCATGGAGTTCCCAGCCTCATCATAAAACTGGCTTATTAATTCCAGAGTCAGATGCCTGGGGTCAGCATCTGAGAACCGGCAGCTGAGTGGTTCGGAATGCAAGCCTGCGATCAGCATGTTTGGGTCCaaacctggctctgccatttaccagctgcgtgaccttggacaaattatttaacccctctgtgcctcagtttccccatgtgtaaAAGGACTTAAAGGACCTAGCTCGTGGGGTCGAGGTGAGGACTTAAGGGGCTAATCCAGTTCAGCTCTCGGGCTAGAGCCCCAGAGCCATCCGTAGTCATGGGCACCGTGGTCACCCTCACAGGAATGCTTCTGGGAGAGGACCCATTGCTCACACAACATTCTCAAAAGGTCCAGTGACCCCAGAAAAACTCAGAGCCACTGTTCTCTTCCAGACCACAGAAGGGggaactgaggcccacagaggtgAATGCTGTGTGTAAGGCCTCCCAGCTCTTGGTAGCCAATGGGGTCGAGAGCTCAGCCCTGAAAGTCCCTGGACTTGGGGTCTGTGTCTCATCTGCAGAGGGCTGGGAGGGCTAGAGACGTCTGCGCTCCTTGCAGACCCCATTTATGCATAAGGAGCAGCTTAGCAGCAGATACAAATGGAAAGGGGTCTGGAGGTTTATCTTGAAGCTATCTGTCTTTGCAGAGCGAGCACCTGGAGCCCAGGTCCTCGGCCCTGCCTGCATGTTAAgggtttgaagaaaaaaaaaaagtctcaacgCCCAGGCTGGCCCAGACTAATCAACTCCAACCTCTGGGGCTGGGGCCCAAGGGCGAGATTTTTTATGCTCCTGGGTGACTTTTCCTGCTTCCAGGTTAAGTCTGTGGCAAGTCAGTAACAGCAAACTGCAGGATGCTTTTATTCTCCTTTTATGTAAAAGCGAAAACTGCGTGTGTCACCCTATGAAATAGCAATAGTGCTCTTTAAATGGGGGGTAGGTGGGGTGCTGAGGGAGACGATGAAGACGTCCTCCAAGAGGGACTCCTGCTGAGCCCTGCAAGGCTGAGCCCCTTGGGTGTCTGGGGTGCCATGCCCGAACTGGCCACCAGGTGACGCCGCTCACCAACCTGGGTTTGGGCCCACCTTGGCTTCAGGTTCCCTCTAATGTGCAGGGAGGAGCTCCTACCCCAACAGGTGGTTGGACTCCAGACTTGACGGCTCACAAGACAAGCCCACGGCTCCAAGACATGCCCACCCCTCCCACTGCCTTGTCCTGCATCATCCTTTACCCTTCCTGTCTCTTCAGTCACCCATCGTGGTTTCTTCACTCATCTTTTCTGGAAGGAGTGAGATTCTAGCTGTTTATCTGCGAAGCCTCCAGACAGT comes from Macaca fascicularis isolate 582-1 chromosome 10, T2T-MFA8v1.1 and encodes:
- the ZBP1 gene encoding Z-DNA-binding protein 1 isoform X8 yields the protein MAQAPADPGREGHLEQRILQVLTEAGSPVKLAQLVKECQAPKRELNQVLYRMLKELKVSLTAPATWRLGGTGPGGEGPAELALSSPAERPQQCVATVPETPSPQFSQQREEDIYRFLKDNGPQRALVIAQALGMRTAKDVNPDLYRMKSRHLLDVDEQSKVWTIYRPEGSGRRAESASIIYQHNPINMICQNGPNGRISIANSEAIQIGHGNIITRHTASREDGWKLGCISPPVPSWFG